The Diorhabda carinulata isolate Delta chromosome 12, icDioCari1.1, whole genome shotgun sequence DNA window aatttatttttcttgcctagctcgtttaatttttgtatgcaatcccaaacgagtgcaaattttatgatatcGAGGCTTAAAACTCTAATTTTTTTGGTAGGATGGCAATAGTTcttctctagattgaactggacaAATGTTTTAAAAGCatagctgcttgaaaaatggTTGGTGTGTTGGTTCCTTACACTCCTATTCCAATTCTGTCTGCTGCTTTAGCAAAACTTTTTCGATACATCATCCCCAGGTATGCCCCAGGTTCGGTCGTTATTTAGGAACGGTTTTTCTTTGACGATTCCCTCTTTGAACAACAAGTAATGTCTGCCACGCTTTTCAGTACTATGTgcgagatttagaatcacttctagcaCAAATTTTGCGCATTATTCCATGGCCCCGGTTGCACATATCCAAGTCAGCTTTTGTACCTTTAGGAAATTGTTTCTTGTGGTAATAATTGGCTGATCAATCTGACTTTTGGTTACAGTTGGACCAAGGTTCACTCAACCAAACCTGGGAGTTTGATACCACAAATTACACGACATTAACCTCACTTTATAGCAGTTGAATAAAATGTGAGTAGCTTCTTAAGTTTCGGAAAATTAAGCACTAAATAAGTAAGGacccaaaaaaatgaagctaAGCAATACTACCCACGCTCTTATCAATATCAACaatatgaaaacttttataGGATAGCTGTATGCTGTAATTTGTCAAGTGGattgtattttttatggaatagCTCTTGCCTTAAATCAATCATATGCATCTGGCTTATACAACGAAGTTCGTGTCGAGTATACACGACTTCAGAGAGAATATAGACTAAGAAATGGCTTTGGTACGGACATGTGATAAGGATGAATCAGAACAGATGGCCGAAGAAATAGAATAGGAGACGAGGAAGAGCCTCATGGACCTGGAAGGATAatcttcttcttcaagtaccataCACTTTGCAGCCTGTAGGTGTTCTCTTGTGTCCCTCTTCTTCTGCACTACGAAGACAGGAATGTTGTTTACGCCCTGATCCTCTTCTTCTGTCGATCTTTTCCGTCAGTATGAGCTTGAGAGTTGAGTATCTCAGTCCTCGCAGGATACTTTTCGTTGTTTAATTACCGCGACCAGTTCTCTCTCTAGTCAGTACTTCTTTTCGTAATGTGATCGGTCCATGGGATCCGTAGAAGTCTACATTTCCATTGCTTCTATTCTGTTTAAGGATCTCACACCATACAAAAGGATTGtccaaatataacattttatcaccCTCAATCTAACGCTTAGGGGGACTTCTCGCCGGATTAAGAAGTTATTAAACTTTGTAAAAGCTGTTTTTGCAATTGCTATCCATTTGATGGATAGCAATTGCAAAAACAGCAGCATTGTTGTCTGCTTATGAACATTGGTTTGATTTTATGCGCGTTTATTGTGAGGTCGTATTCGGTTACAATTTCGTTGATAGAATTGACTAGTTCTTGTAGATTTTCTGATGGTGTTCCGCTAGTTCTCAGTTCCGCTGTTTGATCTGCAAACAGCTTTTGTTTAGCTCGAAggaaataactgaataaaatatGGAAGACAGAGACATATCCACGAAAACGAATGGAtaggaacactctgtatatatatattatatatttacgACTTTTGTTTATCCAATATTCATATTATAAGAcgtagaaaatgtttttttagttATGGTCattccaaatattaaaataataggAATGAGTGTCCATCATTTGTTACAATAGAGAAAcgtttcgaaattattttcgtAATTACTTAATAAACTTCGTCGGGTTTCTTTAAAACACGCTACCAcgtgataaaatgataaatagttggcaataaaagattaattgattattttgcaACGGCTTTTTATGGACGACTGAAATTTATAGCTTCTAATAGTAAAAGTTTTCACAAAGAAcagatttattaattatatacttATTTATTGATTACGACAAATATTCATAGGATTTAtgatgaagaatttaactaaattttcaatttcaggaCTTAATGTTATGAAATATTCGTCCAAGTGTTTCGTAGCATTTCGCTACATTGTACcactaaagaaaaaatatctgcAAAGAAGCTCAAGAATAATAGGTGAAGCTTTTGTAGATCAAAGATAAAATCGtcagaaatgaaagaaaaagtttttataaacgCCAAAGCAAAAATCTGGAATCTCTTCTTAATATAGCAACCGATGATGTTTATTGTAGAATTCTACACGATCTAAGAAAGTGATCCAGTGATTCAGTGaaagttaacatcaaaattttgaccgctaagcgatatattttagattagattttcaaaattccgaatttcgcaaataactcgaaatctatgcTAAATTCCGGAAAAAgtaaaagaatcaaaaatgtagtttaagaaattttctataaaaaaggttttttgtaatttttccctaagagctgtcatttctttgaaaaatgcTCTCAAACTTTGGGGTCGCATCTTACTAAAAAGTTTTCGCGCCACGTAGAGTTTGAGGGAAATTACGTCCCCGGTTGAAGATGAATCTGCTGTATCTTCTCGGAAACTCAACATTTCGGGACTGAAGAAAATGCATTTTAATCGTTAGAGTCTCTACTTTTCAACTGCATctgcaaaaaaattcagaattgtaaaattttcttgggAAACAACACGAACGGGATTGTTTTTTGCTGGTTGCCTGGGTGAACTTAAAACACATGGGTCTGTGACTCTGATACACCCAGCAGCGAACTCTGTTAGTTGTTAGGttatgaaaaatcatatttaagcTATAATTTCCTGCTCggcattttttttttaagaaatttacctctaaatttcaagtttttttgagTTATCCGCAAAAAATGCACTGTTGGAAAAATCCAGTAACACGAACACGCTTTTTGTAAGAgtaattttgagattaggaaaaaatcacaaGGAATCttttttataggaaattttttgaactacatttttgatttcttcacttttttcgaaattcggtatagattccgagttatttgcaaaatcgATAGAACACTCTCAGAACGAACAACCTAAATCCATAAAATCGGCGACATAACTAATTTCCGTGGGTTTTGGCTCTAATTGGGCTGTACTCACTGGtctattatatttatatctgTCCCTAACAGGATCGGATTATGTATGGTCCTAACGCCTTTGTCAATCTCGGCTCAtttcaaagtaataaaaatcaaataaatttcataaagttCAAATTTACTTTGATCACAAATCTTTCTTAGGTGTGTTCATCGATTGCGATAgatcggtctttgagaaagctactaagccagTCGATAAGTGGACAATCTGTATGATCCTTATTGAATTAATAGATTGGCATATCAAACCCTGTCAAAAGCCACTGCGATTTCTATAGATTCCAAATATTTCTTTGTAGCCGttattcccaaagtggtccaggtAGACCACGGGAGACTCGACGGAGTATGGCAAATTGGGAGTCCACAATCGTAAGCGGGGGTTTTGTTAGTGAAGAACTAAAGCTTCTCTTATTAATATAGGttgataatattttagaaatctCAGCGACTGTTGCTTGTATAAACTTGCAAATTCAGTGCAACGCGTCGAGTCCTGTCCTGAGTGATTTTCTTAATGAAAAACTGATTCCATCCACAAAAGTTATTTCGGGAGTAACAAATGGAGCCCCTGCTATGATATCGTGGGTTTATATGCCATCTTAACGTAATTATACCAGAGAAACCACCGACAACATCTAGCGACATCGCTTATTTGACCTCAACTTACAATTACATTGGGACAGCCTCAATTTAATAAGAACAAAGTGTGTTATTTCAGCTTTTATTAAGGAAAATATTAGTCGGTATTAGTTTTCAGACTTGTCGTAAGTAAAATGCAGACATACGTTCAACATTTGATTGCCCTGCgtgataatttcaaaatcatatttgaaaAGATTCTGTCGATGGAAATACCATCAGAGATCATAAATCTTTTGACCATTCCGAATAggaagttttctaaataaaatttgtgataaTTGATTGGTTCTTGTGGTGTAGATTTCGAAAAAGTAAAGTTGGATGGAGTCCAGCTTAGCTTCCTTAAAATCCACTCAAAGTACaactaattaaaatttgattgaaaatttttttagtcgATTTTactatcaaataattaattctatcaattccaacattttttttctcgaaaactgTTGATTCATCGTTGAAATTCATCCACAATGCAACAAGTTTCCATAGATAGAtcttattttcactttttttgagATTCGGAAATTGGTAGCTGgattatctaaaattttgaaagtggaaATAAAAAAGGGAGTTGGGCTCATAGAAACGTACTCCcggaatgtagaaaaatatatttacttggttgtaagttttgttatttaaaaaataaaagtatagaaACGAGGAACACAGCATCGTACCGGGTAAAATCGggtcaaaaaacaaaaaaaaaaaaacaatgaaaaaagatGAATAATTGCTCACGGTGTATAaaggttaaattttttttactacgCTGGAACAAAAATATCATCTACTTCTTGAggctacatttttttttataaataggcacttcattaaaataattatgtttgttaatagaacacaataattttttgtggtGATTACTGTTAATAACTATGCCGGCTTCTTTTAAGTCATACAAACATCAATAATCAcgtttcataataatattatttcgatAAATTGCATATTAATATGGTTTTTCGAATATTCTCACGAGATTCACTCAATATAGGGTGACCCAATCACATATTTCGACATTGATAAACTTGATTATAATAACGTTAAAGTTTTTCTGAAATATACTGAGTAAACTAAATGGTCATTCCCCCAATAATTTAATCGAATACAGtgttttaatttgttgttttacAACGATAACCAAGGGTTTATCAAATCTATGcatgcaaaaaaataataataatgatacagCAATACAAACTGAAAATCACAATCCCTGATATCGATTAACAGCAAGATGATTAGTTTAAAAAGAAAGTAGAAGGATTTTTCTATGCTTTATCTAAGGTAGAAACACCTGAATCCGCGAACTGACCAACAAAAGGAGACTTATATGGTGAAATACAAggattcaaaacaaaaaattacagcattttttacataattacaAATTACTTAACATCAACATTAACAACTTAAATTAACAGTTTCACATGTGAAGTACACCAAGAAATTTTGAATAGGTTTGGTTAAATTTTACTCTACAACCCCAGATAATTGAGACATCTTCATCGTCGGTAACAAACCAGACGTTTGAGgaaagaaatcaagaaaaaacggccgcatttggctgaaaagaaaatgttgtttcatcaaaacaatggaccAGCTCACAAATCTGTTATTGCaattgccaaaattaatgaattggtcgaagattttccaacaatgaagaggtgttGTAGGTATgtcaaaaactaaatatatttctaagtaTTCCAGTTATTATTGAGTAGATCTTTTGTCTTAGGAATTCGCGTTTAAATtgctttcaaaatattaacGAGAATAATGATAACTCTGTTTAATAACATGGTGTGCAGAAAAGTTAATAATACAAGTGATGATGATAGGAAATGACAGAATGAAATCGTTTAGTAACAGTGCAGTGTTTTCTTACAAGATAAGAGTGGAAGGCAAAGAATATCTAGTATGTTTTAAGGTGTTTTTAAGCATATTTGGTATTACTAGAGGGAGAGTACGATAACTACAAAATAATCTTTTGCTTCAAGGTAAATCACCACACGATAGAAGAGGAAGGCGTAAGGCACGAGAAAATACCGGAGCCTGTAGCCATATCCAGTGATTTAAAGCTCGACAATAACATTCTTCAAGATGAAAAAATCCAAACAGATTGTACCTTCTATAAACACTTTTTGTCAAAGCAATGTAGTCAGGCTGACAAATTCTATGTTATATTAAAACCAAAATCATGTACTGACTTGGAAGAACGTGTTAGTATTGAAACAGAGAAAAATCTTCATCTATGTAAGGCTGACAAATTCTATGAGGTAAAAAGGCAATGTAATCTTAAAACAAAGCAAATGCAAAATTTGCCATTGCCCCACATTCAAACTGGTGATGTTTTTTAGCCAGCCAGCTCTGGTACTATGCTTTTGGAGTGCATGATTTGGCAACTATGTTCGTGCACGATGAAACTGTTGGCAATaatgttatttctttgttgtTGCATTATTTTAACAAgacaaatataaacaacaaaGACTTAGTGGTGTTTAGTGATGGATGCCCGgtgcaaaacaaaaattatttgatggtTAGATTTCTTTACGCCTTGGTTCACATTCGAGGACATTCCCAACTGCCCAACGATCAAGATTTTAGGGAAGAAGACTGCAGAAGTACAGTTTGACTGGGATAgattaatatctattattaAAGTCAGTAAGAGTGATTGAAATAACTGCTAAAGTAGACTATATACAGACTAAGCAATCTTACACAGATGCCTGGGAAACAATACATCTACGAAACCGGAAGAAGCTTGGTGCCGAACTAACATTAAAGCAACTATATCCAGGTGAGATTCAAATCAAACTGCAGAATCTTACTTGCCTGAAAGTTCCCAAGAATGTCCACTATTATCTCAATCTGCAATTAAACCTTGCTCAGCCCAGCACCTGGAGCTGAAACAGACATCGAAGACAATAGCAGTGACGAAGAAGATTAAACAATGATGCCGATTTTCTTTGTAGTTATTACAACTTaacattgtttaaaaaaatcctcaGTGCCATAGAAATTCCCGTAAAAACAACCatatgtcatatgtcatatgtcatatgtcatatgtcatatgtcatatgtcatatgtcatatgtcatacataagaaaaaaacaaatttagcAAAACGTTGGACGACATAAAATCTTTTTCCACTTTCCCAAAAAAGTCAAAACTGTGGTGGTTTTTGTAAGAAACGCCTCGATTTATAATAATCGGTTATGGatttaataacatatttttagtACACCTTATAATCACAATGCTTTGTACATCATTtccattatataattttgttaacacATTTATTGGAATATTGTGAATTGAAAGGTTATTAATGTGTGCCATGATAGATAGCGTACGACTTACGAAATTGACTAGACCTAACAGATTTACTCGTACATATCACACCATactaattattgaattttgaatatgatttaCTGAGGTTTGAAAGTCTATCTAATTGTAATGATTGTCTAtaatattcaaacaataaaGTGAATTACGAGATAATGAACTGCAGCAAGAGGAAATTGCATCATTTGAAGGGTTTTAATCGATAAGAAAAAACGTTTAGTGCTACATACAATGTAGTCCGAATAAATTTTaacgttattatgtactatgtgaaaaaaaaccGAAACTGGtcgatttctatttttaaattgacattttacagtatgaaaaattATCTCCGACTGCACCCcatctgaattataagcaccccctcgacaatttcaaataaaaaagggGGTCGTGTGGTACCTTGTGAGAAAGGGATTTTTGTCATCATTTCGGcaacataaagttttttttaaaatttagcgcaatcataaataataaaacaagagcTCAAAAGGCGGtttgtgtaatttttaataatagatacCCTGGTCAACACGGTTCGCAGTCTACAATCAgcaaaatcgaaaaaaagtttcGAGAAACCTAACacgtgaaaaatattgaaaaaccaggtaaaaatgatgataaaacaaGGTTTCCTTCACCCCCAGGTGGATTAGAAGACGTGAAACGATCGAATGGTCAACTAGATCgcccgatttgactcctctcgaatattttaatagaccagacaatatcgCCGATTTAAAAATTAGGACgtgaattccaaaatcgcctatgttattgtcaagaagtgaatggtggtcattttgaacatttaatttaaatgtaaagGCATatagacattatcaaaatattttacatcttaaaaattaattttctcaagtataattgcaccaaatttaaaaaatttcatattgctgaacagaggactaaaatctcTTTCTCACAAGGTGCCACTcgaccccctttcttatttaaaattttccagGGGGTGTTTATAAATCAGAGGGAGAGGGATAATATTGtcaatttatgaataaaaatcgaTCTGTTTCAGGGGTTTTCCACATAGTACAAAATAAggttaaaattgaatttattccatacatattgAATGCATTGTATAAAGTAGCAGGTTTAAGAGGGAGGAAGTTATAATTTTCTAAAGGGATAcgtttatagaaaaatgttgatacTTTGTACtaaagaaaaatgcatttttttcttggattttaTGATTTGTTCTGAAACAGCAACAAATTAACATACATAATAACAAACTTGACACTAATAACGTGTATTGCATTGATGACTGCTTGAAGTCGGCGCGGcatactttgaattaagttgCGGATCACATTCTTGtcgatgttatcccattcctgcaACATCAATCTTCTCAGCTCCTGGGTGGTTCTTGGTGCTGGTGTGTGTCTGCTAATCAGTCGTCCCAACTCGTTCCAGACATGTTCTATGGGATTCATGTCTGGGCTGCGAGCTGGCCAGTCAAACCGCCTAATTTCTACCTCATCCAGATACTCCCCGACAATTCTGGCTGTATGTGGTCTCGCATTATCTTGCATGAAAATGCCACGTTCCTCCATAGTCACATGGTCTTCTAGCACCTCCGTAATGTACCTGTGAGAGGTTAGGGAGCCATATTCTATGAAGACCAACTCTGTACGAGCTTGTGTAGTGATTCCCGCCCAAACCATAACTGTCCCACCGCAAAATGGAAGACGCTCGTCAATGAAAACTTCAGCATATCTTTCCCCAGGTCTTCTCCACACTCATCGACGTCCGTCTGACCCTGAGTGAGGCAAAAACGCGACTCTTCTGAGAACAATACTCAGCTCCAGTCATCATCATTCCAACGAACGTGATCTCTGGCAAATGTCAATCTTGTAGTCCGATGCTGGCGTTGCAACGGGGGACCTGTAACCATTCTTCTGCAGCATGAAGGTCCATTCACTAGCAGTAAAACCGCAGTAGCTATTCCGCAAACTTGTGGACACCCAAAAACGGCCATTTCGTTGAATTCTAACTCTTTTTTGTCCAAACCCTGGTCTTGTAGTGATCAGGCCAGTGTCCAGAAAGCACTGATACACCCTTTGCATACCACAAAGACTAGCACCAACAATTCTTGTCACAACAATCGGATCTAAAGGCATTATGGGCCTGTTAAATCACTACAGTTTGCAATCGTTAGgtttaacacaaagaatcaacagtaaACTGGAAAACAGGCAAGGGAAATGCGAATGTTCAATTAGTTGTAATCTAATACATCGAATGACAGctaatgacagctgtcaagtctcggaataaattttctttaacgCCTACTTATCCTTATCAATATTGACGCTAAAATTATTCGTAATTTCTGAAGTgatctcaattttttgctcgccagtgtaTATATGAATAGACAAATATGAAAAGAActcataaaaacatttattattgatttgtgagaagaagaagaaattgaactagataatatatagtatatatattttttctgaatatcATCGGTACTTTATAATAATATCTGgagtaattatttgaataaatttcaatttcaaataagtaGGTCTAGTACCATCGTGAGTAAAGTCATCATCTCGTGTCACCTACCTCCGAGGCAATGCACTTTTACATCAGCCTCAACTCTTCAATATTCTACGCATTATATTATTCAACGCAaagttattatttaatattattgacACACAAATTTCGGGTGGGATGGTTCTAGTAGTATAAATAGTTATGGGTATCTAACAGGGTAGTTAGTTCTTCAATAACCCAACCGCAAGACAAACTAAAATGAATCGTATGGTACGTAAATATACAGTGATAAGTGAATTTCGTGGTAATTGCGTTGAAGATGAGTAGTTGAAAGTTCAACTActtttactttcattttttttcaaatttatttagaagataCAATACAAGATGAATTACTAAACACTTATTCATTCTCAGATTATATAAACAGTGATAAATTTACAAATCAAAATGATATTTAACTTCTGCAATCAATTTGTAATCTATTTTCGACATATATACTGCTTTTAATtggtatttttttgaatttgtcgGTTTTCTCAAATTATAAAGTAGTACCTTTCTCATTTTCCACGTATATCCTTTGTTTATTCCCTCTTTGAATTcgttactatttttttcaatcccTATTCAAATCCATTTCTAAATATATCACTAAATCtttctcattttcaaattttattgctaattttccttaaaattcagatgtttttgtgatttttcttcttctccttcaGTATTCTGATTTTCAGTTCCCTACATCTTCGTCCATATCCAAGAGTTCTCGTCAtcgtcgtcatcgtcgtcgtcgtcgtcgtcgtcttCATCATAGCAATTCATGATTTCTGTTAATCATTTACTCTGTTTTGGCCATTCATATGtcaaattgtattaaaacttctccttttctaaacatttttaattttaaggaACTGCATGGTACTAAATTTGGTGCGTGAAGTTGATGTAGATCGCCAGGAACAATTCTAGAAGGCAGAAACTCGAAAACTTGAAACTTGAGGTTTTCGTTCTTCTTCtgattctttttcattttaaaatcgCTCATGCCACGTGCAATTAGTCTTCAGTTATTACATTTTCCATAGATCTCTctttaattattatcatttaccagtttttgttttcatttattctcTTTACTATCGATTTTCAAACTTTATCGTACTACTATGTTTTTTTTAGCTCTTGAACCGTTTTTGGacgaaaacaattttcaataatccCAATTTCATCACATTGTACGTCAGTatcaatgaaaatgattattaacTTTACTTAATAGCGGATTTTTGAGCTAATTATTAAACAGTGTCCTTAAATATCACAGTCTATTTAAATCAATTGAATCGTTAGTACGAGGTGTCTTCAAAATAGTCCCTACGTGGTTTAGAACTGTTTATTTACatcaaaaatgaagaaatgttaataaaaatgtatcaaatatgCACGTGCATCTTCCCATTGTATGCAAATCACTTTCTAAATTTAACTTTAACAAAAATCTAATTACGATCAATCTCAGATCATCGCAATTTGATTGTATTTACTTTGTAACAAAAACCGTCTCatataattgattttgaaatggTAAAAGTTGAGCTTAATCTATCTGGTCATTAGTAAAATCTTTTTGCAAATCCTCTAGttacataatttgtttataaacgacTTCTTTAAATAAGACAATGATTTGTCTTCTTTTTAATAGGTATATTCTGATATAACAAAGTTTACATAATGTATCATTCGCTTCCTATATAGTCTATTGCTagctttatatttttttattgaaaagaaattatatgTTTAATGATTAATGCTTATCCACTTTTCGGTTTTCAGATCCTAGTCCTTTCTGCTCTTATCAGTGTTTCACTGGGTCAACAGAGCAATCAAGCCGAACCAATAGCTATTGTTCGATATGAAAATGAAGGAGTTAATGCTGATGGATCATACCAGTGGAAGTAAGTTTTCTACTTTTGGAATAGCGTGCTGggtaaacaatataaaaataattagctTCTTAATACCAACAATGAAACGAAAGTTGAAAGGTTATTCATTTTGTTATAGCTTTGAAACTGCCAATGGAATAGTTGCTGAAGAGCAAGGTTCCATTAAGGAAGTCGAGGAAGGTCCAGGACCAGATGTTCAAGGACAAGTACAATACACCGCTCCAGACGGTTCTCCAATTTCTCTTTCTTACATCGCTAATGAAAACGGTTTCCAACCTCAAGGTAGCCATTTACCCACACCTCCACCAATTCCAgacgaaattttgaaatctttggAATACAATGCAGCACATCCTGAAGAAGACAATGAAGAACAAAACAGAATCCAGAGAAGGCAGGCAGCCGCTGCTGCTCAATctcaaaaaaacaataacaggTTTAGATATTGAGCATCTTGATGTTCTGAATATATgtatttaattgtaaatatttgaataaaaatataaaatcaacgttgttgttttattgaaaaaatcgaaatcgAAAATAAGCGAAAAATTTAAACAgcataaatttttcaatacgaATCTAAACATTCTAAACATTCATTACGATCTTCTTTCAAATCTGAAAACCATAATCGAGGTTATACCACGTCACATGTCAAATCGTTTAATTATTACACAATTTTCACCTAAAAAAGTTactttgaacataaaaaattgaaatttgccTTCATAAAAAATGAAGCTACCTTGTTATTAATTTTCGATTAGTTCCTTAATTATAACAATCGATTCAATCATCCATCattcactaaaatatttatttgaatcgaaaaatcgattttattcagaTAGATACAAGTAgatttattcattcaattcCTTCTCGAATCGTTTGGAAAATTGTATTGGGCTTAATAATCCATCACTGTCACgaaattatcactaattttgtaaaaaatttctctGATAATAAAACTGGTGTTAcct harbors:
- the LOC130899911 gene encoding endocuticle structural glycoprotein ABD-4-like, which encodes MNRMILVLSALISVSLGQQSNQAEPIAIVRYENEGVNADGSYQWNFETANGIVAEEQGSIKEVEEGPGPDVQGQVQYTAPDGSPISLSYIANENGFQPQGSHLPTPPPIPDEILKSLEYNAAHPEEDNEEQNRIQRRQAAAAAQSQKNNNRFRY